The proteins below are encoded in one region of Ostrea edulis chromosome 3, xbOstEdul1.1, whole genome shotgun sequence:
- the LOC125673351 gene encoding hemagglutinin/amebocyte aggregation factor-like, translating into MRALTLALFTLMYMETSAQRQTDWDRPLNFQCSSTANGISYVISVHDKRKKERRFLFVCRPVHAVSGSVSCHLSGYVNSYDQPFLFTCPNGGYLNSVSDVHNNSEKDRLYRFRCCTPSSGYYHTDCTWTGWVNNWSEYFTYFTPRNYIIKGVHSIHNKRKKDRRFQFEICRITPH; encoded by the exons ATGAGGGCCCTGACATTGGCACTTTTTACTCTGATGTATATGGAAACATCAGCTCAGCGGCAAACCGACTGGGACAGGCCGCTTAACTTTCAATGCTCTTCCACTGCTAACGGCATCTCATATGTTATATCTGTGCATGACAAGAGAAAGAAGGAGAGACGATTTCTCTTCGTATGTAGACCTGTTCATGCAGTCTCTGGATCTGTTTCTTGCCACTTATCAG GTTACGTGAATAGTTATGATCAGCCATTCCTTTTTACGTGTCCAAATGGGGGTTATCTGAATagtgtctctgatgtccacaacAACAGCGAGAAAGACAGGCTGTATAGATTTAGATGTTGTACTCCGAGTTCAG GCTACTACCATACGGACTGCACATGGACTGGTTGGGTTAACAATTGGAGTGAATATTTTACGTACTTCACTCCTCGCAATTATATCATCAAAGGAGTCCACAGCATTCACAACAAGAGGAAAAA GGACAGAAGATTTCAATTTGAAATCTGCCGGATCACCCCACACTGA